The DNA sequence CATGGCTCTGACTTGGGGTAGCAAGGAGGGGACctgataccagggtagatgggcccaggggtctgatccggggatggagggtggggataCATAGCTGCATGGGCCCCTGGGTCTCCCCAGCATGGCATGGCTCCTTGTACCTGTATATGGAGGCTGTTGGGCACCTCAGCCTGGCGCTGGCGTGGGGCAGGGCTCGGTAGTGGGTGATGACAAGGAGGGGGGCCTTGCCCCATTCATCCCGGCTGGGGGTGTAGGCCCTGTCACATGGCACCTCACAGCTCTCCACCCGCAGCTCCGGCCCCCGCTGGGGCAGCCCTCGCCCAGCCAGCCCGCATGGCAGGGGCCCCTGGGGGCGCGATGCCAGCCGGGCGTAGCAGAACCCCACCCGCTTCCTCTCGCCGGGGCCGCCACAGCGGTCGCAGGGCTGCCAGCGCGCCCAGGCGGTGAACAGCTGCCCCCGTGCCCCACCGGCCAGCTCCACGGTGGTGTTAGCCAGGGCGGCCTCTCCCAGGCTGGCGTGGCTGATGTGGAGGCGCCCGGCATCTTGGAAATCCACCTCGTAGTAGGCCAGCATGGCGTCGCCGCGGCGGCAGGTGTAGATGCCCGAGTCTTCCACGCTGGGATCCAAAATCCGCAAGTCGCCCCGGAGCAGCCGGGTTTTCAAGCGCAGCTGCCACAGCTTGGCGCGAGTGGGGACGAGTGCCAAGGGGTGCCCGGTGCGGATGAAGGTGGCCGGCCGCTCCCTGGGCCGGGAGGGATCCACATACTGCCAAGAGACCGGGCCCTGGTGAGGGGCGCCTGGGCACCTCAGGGTCACAGGATTGTCTGAGATCAAGGCCAGGGTGCATGGGCGGCCCGGgaggcagggctctggcagggagacGCCTTGGGATGGGTCGCCATTGGCCACGGCAGAGATCAAGGCAAAGAGAAAGCTGAGGGCCACTGCTCGGGGGCACATGGCTGGCTGGGGTGTgcccagaggctggagcaggaggcaaCGGCTTGCTGACCTCATTGTGATGTCATCAGTCTGAGAGTGAGGTCATAATTGCCCTAGCTCAGCAGGGGCCAGTTggggagccccagggagagctggATTCTCAGCTCCCTGAGGCCAATGGTTTTGAGAATCCTTGGGAAAGGTTTTGGGAACCATTTTATTGAGGGGACTAAAGTTTTCAAAAACTTTTCATAGAGAAAACTAAGGTCCCAATTCTACAAACACAGATGCATGTGCTTCCAGTGGAATTACTTCACTCCCCCTGGGAACTCacttggctatgtctacacagcccttTTGTCAATAAAACttgtgtcagtcaggggtgtgaaaaaaacatctCCCTGACCGACAGAAGTTTTACCGATGTAAAGTGCTGGTGTGTACAGTGCTTTTGGCGGGAGACGCTCGCCCGCCAACAACACTACCGcccctcgttgggggtggttttattttgtcacaaagagcggctacactgaGTACCTTacagcagcagtgtagacatagccttaaagtAGGCACATGTTTAACAGGAGCAggactgaagccctgagaccctcctcccctgtcgcccattcccagattctgggaAACAAAGGCTAAGGATGCCCAGAGCGTGTGGATACATGTTGTCACTTATACTTACATTGAAAGCTCTTTGcaacagggactgtctttctgtccAGTGTTTGTATGTCACCTAACACATTGGGATCCTGGTCCGTGACTAGGGCACTTAGGTGTTACATcgatctaaataaataataattaatacgtattttttttaaattggaaggGGGAAAAGTTTTGGAAACTTTTATTGTGCCGAGAGTaaagttttaaaaactttttttccatAGGAAAAGTGTTTTAAACTCTTTTTGGGAGGtagaaaaaaaattttgaaactgttttttggagggggaaatgttttgaaatttttgtgGAAGGAGAAAAAGTTTCAGAGATTCTTGGAAGGGTAAAGGGTTTTCAAAACTTGGAGTAAAGTGTCAGAAacttttttaaataggaaaagttTCTGAAACTCTTTTTAGAGGCAAAAAGTGTTTGAAGCTTTCTTTCGGAGAGGGAAAAAATTTTCAAAACTTGTGTTGAGCAGGGAGGAAAGTTTCAGACactgtttgcaaaaaaaaagttttcaaaatcatTTGTTGGCAGTGGAAAAAGTTTCAGAAACTTTTCTGGAAGGGGAAAAAGTTTTTAAAGTTTCCgcttccccctccaaaaaagttTCTAAAACGTTTCATTCCCaattttgtttccttccttttaaAGTCTTTAAAACTTGTTGGGCGGTGTCTGTTAGATCAAGATGGCTTTAGGCCTGAGGCCAATGGTAAAACTCCACTTTGATCCCAGGGCTACTGGCCCTGTAAGAAAGAgaaacaacacacacactttgcctGGCTGCACCTGGGACAGTCCATTTCCCAATTATGTGAGGGGTGCTATATTTATTGTGAGTCAGAACTTCCCTCCTCCCAACTCCTTTAAAAAGTTACTTTGGTTTATCCCACTCCTTTCTCTAGGGTGTGCCCCTGGGCCAGTCCATTTTCATAAAGGGGGGAATGTTACATTCAtccttccccctttttaaagttaCTTTGGTTTCTCCCACAACTTAGTCTAGGGTGTGTCCCTGGGCCAATTCATTGGCATAGGGGGGAGGGCAAACCAACCAAGTTCTCTCGCAATTTCCAACTTACAAATTGGTTTGCCCCAAGTACCCGCCTATGGGTACCTGGGCCGGACCATTTTCAACCccggtggggggggtcagggagaCAGGTGAGGTGTTGGTTTATTTTAAACCCCAGCTTTAAAGAGGAAGGGGGGAAGCCCCTGATTCAAAAACACGATGGACTCAGAGTTGACAGCCCACGCCTGAGGGGCTGCTGAGCAAGAGGGAGgtatttctcttctccccccccacctcccgtgAGAAATTGGTACGTCCCGCCCCTTGGGCGAGGCTGCAGCACCTGAGCTGGAGACAGACGCGCGGAGCGAATCAATCGGGAGTCGGACGCGACCGAATCAAGCGGgcagcgcccctcccccctcccaccccggccAGAGCCCGACGCGGGCGAATCAACCCGGCCGCCGGCTCCGTGTTGCTTGGGGGAGGCGGGGATGGAGACCCGGGGAGCCCAGCCGGCTCTGCGGACTCTGTTGTGGCTCCTGGTCGGCGCGTGGGTCTCAGGTAACCGCCCTGCCCGGAGAgcgagcggcggcggcagcgctaTACCCCCTCTGCCCTCGCCCCTCCACCCTCCTCTGAGGGGGGAGTTGCGTGCTGCGGGGTCTCCTGCCCCGAGCtgcaggggggtgggaagggagaaacTCGACGGCTGATTGGAGGAgagagttgtgtgtgggggggggggattagctCCGCCCAGCTGTGGCTCcctcagggcgggggctggggggttggagtgggtccctgagctccccccacatCTGGGTGTGCTCTTAGCCTTACTAGTTGGAGTGGGGGAGTCTCTGGGCTGCTCCCCTagtgggtgtggggcagggttAGTGTGGGTCCCTGGGCTGCCCCTTGCCTGAGACCCCACTAGTGGGCATGGGGGGGTTGGCATAGGGGTCCCCTTGAGCTACTGGGGCAGTTCAGGGCCCAGTTTGTGGGTCCCAggtagtggggtgggggcagctcagGGGTAGGATTGGGGGTCCCAggtagtggggtgggggcagctcagGGGTAGGATTGGGGGTCCCAggtagtggggtgggggagtgggatcAGAGAGACTGCATGTGTCCTTTCACTTCCCCCAATTGTGTCTAATCAGcctgctctctctctgctgtgtgtgtgtgtgtttaactttTCCCTCCAAGGTAAACAGGTAGCACAAGAAGCTGCCAAATATAACTCCCTCCTTAGCCCTCACCTttcccacaaccctgggtttcaTGCCCGCTGGCCTGTTCTGCTTCCCACGCCAAGTGAGGTAACGGCGGGGTGTCCTGTGTCACCCACAAATACCTCTCTCTGGCGTGGGGCGCACCCCAATGCAGAGATGCAGGTGTGGCCTCCTTCCTGGAAGGGCGGGCAGCTGCCCTGTCCTGGTGAGCTCACGTCTGTCGAAACTCCCGGCTGGGTGATGTGCCTTGAGGGAGGGGCTTTCTGTTACCCTTAGCCCTGCGGGGTGGCGTGAACGCAGGGTGCTGGGAAAGCACCCTGATCTCTCAGcaaaagatagatagatatagctgAGATCTCTGGGCAGGATCCCCCCCATTTGCCTGGGGTGTGGACCCCAGTGTCCTGGCCCTGTTCCCTGTGTAATTGGTGACCTGGCTTTCCTCCTGCCCTTTAATTGGAATGCATGCCATACTGTGCACGGAGAACATTGTTGGTGTTGTGACCTGGAAAGTGTTGGGGCCGGTGATGGTGTGGGTGGTTTTAAAATGGCTGCTGTGTGGTCACAGTAGAGGAAGCTGCATTTCCTCATTGAGGGCATGAGATCTGTTAAATCTAAAGAGTCCTAACTCTCTCCTGTGTTCTAGCCCTGGGtttgggaggggagttgggtctagaggttagagcagagcagctgggagccaggacttctggtgtctatccccagctctgggaggggagtggggtctggcaGGTTAGAGAAAGAGGAattgggggccaggactcctgagttctagtcccagttctgacACCCACCTCTAGGATATCCCAGTTGTTCTTAGACATGAAGCTGTGTGGGTTAGTAACTGGTGACTTGGAAAAGCATCAGGCGTTTCTGTTTTGAATACAGTGAGGTCAGGGATTATTGGGCTATCAAGGGGTGGGTGTCTCACAGAATGACTCATGGGCCAGTGGAAGTGATGGTGATCCGAGTGATGATGAGTTAGCCCTGAGATGGCTCTGTTCCTGATTTGTCCTGTAATAGTGTCACTTGACACCTCCTATGCTTGACTCTTCAATGGCTGTTTACCCTCAAATGGGGGCGGACAGAGAAGTTAGTCTGGTCATGTTTGAGTCAACCACTGTAATGGAAATCTGACTTCTAGAGTGACAAGAATGTGGTTTAGTAAttagagtgggggctgggagtcaggatgcctgggttctgttcccacttctgggaggggaatggtgtctagtggttagcaGGAGTGGCTggaaggcaggactcctgggttcttttctggCTCTGTCATTCACTTGCCTGGGGCACATCCCTTACCCCGTATGTGACTCTCTTTGGCCAATCTGACCTGACCTCCCAGCTGATCCTGCCCTTTCCCTGTTCTAGGTCCTGTCCATGGGATGCAAGTCACGGTGCTGAACCCTTTCAACGTGGTGATCCTCTTCCAGCCTGTTACCCTGCAGTGCAACTATCAGACCTCAGCCACCCAGCCGCCCATCGTCACCTGGAAGTATAAGTCGTACTGCCGGAGCCGCCTGGCCGATGCCTTCAGCCCTAGCAGTCAGGAGAACCAGATCAACAACCAGCTGCAGCAGAACAATCCCGGCTACAACCCCTATGTGGAGTGCCAGGACAGCACTCGCACCGTGCGGGTGGTGGCTACCAAGCAGGGCAACGCTGTGACACTGGGGGACTTTTATCAGGGGCGTCGGATCACCATCACCAACAGTAAGTTCCCGGGAACGATGGAGGTTTTTTTACTGATCACTTATTAGCTAGATTATAGTAGCATGCCAGGGGGGCATTGTGCGAGGTGGAGGGCTTATGAGGTATAGTATGGTAATACACTGGGTGCCAGGAACTACAGCACTggggattctgcaccactgtgcatgtgcagaatttgtgtcccctgcagatttctttgcttccccgcagaaaaatgcccttctgatggggaaggaaagggaagccacaagagtgttcatatgaccctccccagcagtatattTTGGGTGCCcatggcagctggcagagaggtaaatcactgtggcgcaggggatgggactggggaagacccggctaGTGGCTCCTTTTCTGCACTGGACTCAGCTCCTaggcctggctgggctggggatgaccGGACTTCCTCTTTCTCTGCACGGCATTTGGGactgtcagacccaccccccagatttctcctctggctgtaggaagctctgcaaacttctCCCCCACTCCCGGGCTTCtggcacccatcgctcctcagctgcagggggaaggatctctgtacagggagctgctccaccGTCCgcccagaccctcctgctgagccccccactccTGCTGCTCCTGGACCCCCCCAACGAGCCGCACTCACCCGCATCCCCACCCTACCGAGTCCCAACCCGCTGCATCTGgatccctgcccctctcccccagcatctgaacccccccactgagctccccacatccagacccccgtCGAGCTCTCAATCggacacccagaccccctgctgagctctatcccctccccgctgagccccaaccactttcacctggaccGCCCTGCAGAGTCAGATTACCATGGCACCCAGACCCCACAACAAGCCCCTGTGTATCCagatccccctgcacccacatTGCCcgacacctggatccccccacacatggatcctgccttgctgagcctgcctgcccacacctggtgcacctggcatgaagggccagggccctggggtgtttctggggcagggttgggtgcagcctcaccattgATTGTGCCTCCCAGAGGGGAGCAGCACAGTGATCTcgcacctctgtgcagccagtggcctctgCTCCCCAGTGTCATGCTGGAGccgccacatttatttgacaaataaaattttcagaatttttaatcTTTTGGTGCAAAAAGCCCTCAGGAGTAACTGTGCCAGGTAGAGGGCTTGTTGTGCTGGTCATTTATTAGGTGTTTCATGATAGCCCTCAACTCacttattaggtgtattacggtagcgctCAGGGGACTTCTATGAGTGGTGTCCGATCACCATCACCCTCAGTATGTATGGGGCAGAGGAACTGCTGTGTGTTTGCTTATTAGGTGCATTCTGGTGGGGCCTAGAGATCCCCCAACTGAGATGGGGATAACAGGAGGCGGGAGGCAGAGCGTTTGCACTGCTTGCTTATTAGGTGTTTTATGGTAGCAGCCAGAGAAATGGGGGCAGTCCCCGCCCCAGCTGAGATTGTGCAGTACCTGGCACTACAGCCCCAGacccacagtgagagacagtccctgccccacagatacCGAGCGGcgattatcatccccattttatagttggggaaactaaggcacagagcgcTGTAGTAATATGCCCAAGCTCAGGGTGCCTCTGGCAAAGCACCAACTGAACCCAGATCCAAGTTCCAGTTCCGTGTCTTAACTCCAAGCCCGGATAATTCCTGTTCATGCCCGTGGCGTATTGGTTTCCAGAAGAATGGAACTAATACAGCAGTGGCTTTGAAACTGAAGTGGGAGCGCTGAAAAGAAAGGGCTGCCATTAAGTTATTGGAAGAGAGTTCTCCACCATGgatatgcagccacctctggggtggaatgctgCAACTCTGTAATAGCCCTTCGGTGTCACTCACCcggtgctgaaatgcagccacctctgggatttGACAAAACAATATTTAACAGTGGACAATAACAGAAGAGAGTTCAGGGCAGGTAGCAAGGAATGCTGTGTATGACAAGAAGCAGGTGGAGAAGTTGAGAGAGGCAGAATTGAGCTCCCTATAATAGCAGGAGCATTGTGGCCAAACTCCAACAATACCAGGGGATCTTTAACCGTTGTGCAAACTGTCACAGCCTCTGTTACACATTTCACCATGCTGGGGCATTTAGGCCAGTGCTGACTGAGGGGAGAGTGCTATCACCCAGCTCTTTGCAGCATAGCGCTGCTGGGGCATTGGGTTAGAGTGCGGGTGCTGAGTCCCCCATCTGTGACTAGAACTCCTGGGTCCAGTTCCAGCTCTAACCACTCATAGCCCTGGGTATCAGAACAGCGGTATCTGGTTAAGGTTAAGCTGAGTGCTCTCATGTCAGATGCTCTGAACTCCATTAGGAAGGGGAGAGGGACGCTatcctgtggttaaggcacagacTAGGatcctgggttcaatttccagctctgcGATGGATGCATTAtgaccttggaaaagtcatttcccccctgcctcagtttctccatctgggGATAATAAACCTGCCTTTGTGTAGTTTTATTGGAAGccttttggggtggagactgtcttgtgtgtctgggcagcgcccagcatgatggggcccagatctcagctggggcaggtactgtctcttgctgtgtgtctgggcagcgcccagcatgatggggcccagatctcagctggggcaggtactgtctcttgctgtgtgtctgagCAGCACTTGGCATGATGGGGGCTgtatctcagctggggcagggactgcatctCAGCAGTGCCTGGCATGATGGGGCCCGGATCTCGGCTGGCTCTACTCCAAGACAAATATTTTCAGGTTCTACTGCATTTACATTGTGAAACTAAAGCAAATCAACCACATTGTATTACAGTGGGTCAAAAGTCCACAGCAAAACTCTTTGCCCTGTGATCATGTGTCTAAAACCAACTGGAGCTGTGCTTCAACTGTTTCCAGCCAAACTCTGTTAAATTATCACGCCTTTTCTTTTTGTGTTGTCTTACCCGGAGGCGTTTCTGTGATAACAGCAGCTTTGTCGTAACCTGACCCAACTGGTGCGTGATTCATGCAGCAAAAATCTTCCGTTTCTAATACTCATCTAGCGTCTTGCACTTTATAAACTGTGGTTCACTTCCCCCTaccaaaatgcagccagctcAGGGGCGGAACACGGCAACTGGCTAACAGCACTACCCAACAGTTAAATCGTAATCCTAATGACAGCTGATCACAATTCTAATGATTCCCTTACATAACACTTTCCATTCTTGCAGTGCTCTGGAAAGGTTTAATTactgtttgggacaggaagtgtgAGAGAGTCTAATTGAAACTGTGGCTGAAGATGCAGGTCAGCAGAATTGAACCAATTAGCTCAGGACTCTAGTGATGTCCTAGTTTGGCTGATAGGTGTTGTGGCTGGATTTTATGATGAGTGTTTGATGTCTCAGATCCCAGATTTCAGCATCACTCCGTCAATTGGAGCAGCGGGGAACACTGCTTGTTTATGAAGTGTAAAAAGCTTGCTGGCATTGGGGAGAGCAATACTGGAAGGCTGCGTCCAGCTCTGGGGTGTCCTTTTTATGAAGGATGTTGGGGGAAAAACTTTGGAGGGTGTAGAGAAGAGCTGTGAAAACAatccaagggctggagaaaaggcCTGACAGTGAGAGTGTGTGAACGTTTGATCCGTTTAGTTTGTCCAAAAAAAGATAGCGGGTGATTTGATCTTttcttcatggggagaaaatcccAGGTactaatgagctcttcagtcaaGTGGAGAATGGTAGAACAAGAACAAACATATGGAAGTTAAAACCAGACACACTTCAACTAGAAAGAAAGTACTTTAACAGCCAGGGTGATTAACCGTTATGACTtccccagggaagtggtggattgtCCATCTCTTGGGGTCGTTCAATCCAGACTGGAGGCTTTTCTGGAAGATGGTTTTGTCCAACGCAATCCGTGGGTAATGGGGTGAAAGTCCctggcctgttatacaggaggccagatgaGAGGAGACGTCCAGCCAAAGTACAAGATGATCTAATGGGCGTGCAGCAAAATCCTAGAGCAAGTTTGTCGAAACGGACTCAAGGTTCAGGTCCTAAAACCAACAATGTACAAGATCTTGGGCACAGAGAAGTGgctgaggtcacacagcaggtcattgGCAAGAACCGCGGTGTCCTGACCCCCGGTCTAGCGCGCTATCCACTACACCACACAGCCAGGCTAAGTTCTCTCTAAGCCATGTGGCCACGCAACATGCTATCAAGGGCTGCTCAGGGGCAAGAAGTGCCTCACCCCCAGCGACCAGTGAGAGGCgcctctgccccggccccgctgtggcgagagagggctggggggagtctgtgttgtctgtctctgtctttctctcAGCCCCGAGGCAGCctggaccccaaacccctcatccttggccccaccccagagcccacaccccctgccagaacctgcaccccgaccctctgccctagccctgagcctccttctgtaccccaaacccctcaccccacgacctgcacccccagccagagccttcacacccctgcaccccaaccctctgccctagccctgagccccctcccacaccccaaacccctcaccccacgacctgcacccccagccagagccttcacacccctgcaccccaaccctctaccatagccctgagccccctcccacaccccaaactcctcaccccacgacctgcacccccagccagagccttcacacccctgcaccccaaccctctgccctagccctgagcctccttctgtaccccaaacccctcaccccatgacctgcacccccagccagagccttcacacccctgcaccccaaccctctgccctagccctgagccccctcccgcactccgagcccctcagccccaccacacaccacctccatattggtgcacataacaaaattcattccgcatgtaaaaaattagagggaatattgtacattgggctgaaattttcagaaGCAACTAGTGACTTGGGTGGGACTCCTTACAGAGACCTGACTTCTTTCTTTTTGGGGGATTTGGGGCTCAGCACATTCTGAAAATCCAGGGCCAGAATCACTAGCCACTTCGAAAAAATcttgtcccaaagctgcccaGGCCAGGATTCTGGACACCTGGATTccagtctcagctctgccactgggttGCTGAGATCAAAAGGGCTTGTTCTCTAGCTCCCTGCTACTCCAGCCTGTTCCCGACAGCAGGGCACGGTGGCTTGCGTGCATACTTGAGGGTTTAGTGTTCGTTTCAGTTTTCAAAGCCCTCAATTGGTGGAAGTGCCATTGTTTGAGATCAGCAAGCGGGGGCTGCAGCCGTTGAACCCAGCGGGGAGTATTCCGCTTTTAGTTTCTCTGCATAACTTGGTCCCACCGGCCCTGGATAATTCCTAgatctcccctctctccccccacaccacagaggccagcagggaccatccaGTCTGCCTTCCTGCCCAGGCCAgagagcctcccccagcctcattATTGTTGCTGTTTCTCTAAACGCTGTCCAGTTGGCTGGTATCTTAACAATAATgtgaagtcctgactcccagcctccccaAGTCTAACCCAgtagaccctactcccctcccaaagctggggatagaacccaagagtcctggctctgtgctctagccactggacaCCACTGCCTTTGCCTAGACTACGCTGAAAGGGCTTGTTGGTGCACTGGCTTACCTGTTTGGAGACCCCTCCTGCATGTTAGCCTGTGACCCCGAATCTCCCACCCTGGCTGTGGTGTCTCCAGCTTTGccttcctctgtctcccccaCAGATGCCGACCTCAGCATTGACCAGACAGCCTGGGGCGACAGTGGTGTGTACTACTGCACCGTCACCTCTTCACAAGACCTGCAGGGCAACAACGAGGCCTACGCTGAGCTCATCGTGCTGGGTAAGTGGCCAGGACTGGGACACAGGCAGGTGAGGAGCGGGATGTTCTAACGGGCTGGGGAGGTGCTGTCGGAGCCAGGATGCCAGGCTAGACGGGGCCTGTAGGTCTGATCGGGGTGGCTGGTAAGGGGCAGGATgccaggctagatgggcccagGGGACTGATCTGGGAAGGAGGTGGGATACCAGGCTGGATGGGCTCAcccctctgctccagggcagcaGGGATCGGAGACTGGCACATGGGGTTGGGCAGGGGCAGATATTGGGCTAGACACGCAGCTACTTCCCTTTCCACACATAGCTGGTAAATTGGTGCGTGTCATTCTCTGCCCAGTGCCCAACTTCCCGAAGGTGGCTTTTGGAGCGGAGTAACAGCAACACCAATCGGAGGCAtcaacagcattttgggctagGAAGAGGTTAACCAGAAAGGGGAAGCAGTGACTCCTGCAGGGCAGTGCTGTCCTacccacacacagctcctgcctcccttcGTCATCCCCAGGGCCTTTCCTATTTTGCCTCATGGCATCTTCCTCATGGACCCTTTCCTCTCCACGCCGCTTCGCAAAGGGGAATTTCAGCCTCCCATTCAGGTAAATAGCAGAGAGGACAGGAGTTAATACAAAGGGACTTAGGGAGCAGAAACTAAGGAGGCCGTCCAACAAAGTCCCTTTGTATTAACTTCTGTCCTCTGCGCTGTTTTCAATGAACTCCTTCCCATTCAGTGTCGTCTGTGAGCTGGCGTGTCTGTCCAGCACGGCTGGCCTAGCTTCCTAAAGAGCAATCACTTCAGTATTAGACTGGGGCACTGCACGGACACATAGctagagccagtccctgccccagctgagattggggccccgttGCATTGGGCACTGCATGGACAGAGACAGTCCTTGGCCCCAGCTGCAGTCGGGTCCCGGTTATGCCAGGCGCTGcccacacagcgagagacagtccctgccccaaagagtttgcaactAGACAAAGGATGGAAGGGGGTGCTGGCTGATGCATGCAGGCCAAGTGACTTGGCCATTCCACGCAGTGGGTCATTGGCAGGGGTGGGAATAgtacccaggtgtcctgactcccagtcacaGTGCTAACCATCATGCAGCACTACCTAGCAACACTCGCAGCTGGCATAAGGTGTGACTTTccacgctcccctccccacaaatctCCTGAAACGTCTCTTCTTCCCTGCTGCCCGTCTCATAAATGTACTGTCTCCCTCCTGGCTTGGTTGCGAACAGGAGGCATGGGAGTTAGAATCTAGCTTCCCTGCTGGAGCTAAAAGGGTTTATGTATTCTGCAGTGGGTTTTATCCCAGGTTCTGAAAGGGATATGGACTCTAGTGCATTAAAGCAAggggcttggagccaggactcctggattctatccctgggggagtgggatctagtgggttagagcaggggattgggagccaggactcctggattctatccctgggggagtgggctctagtgggttagagcaggggattgggagccaggactcctggattctatccctgggggagtgggatctagtgggttagagcaggggattgggagccaggactcctggggtctatgACTGGTTTGGGGAGGGAAATGAAGTCTAGTGGATTTGGgattggaagccaggactcctgggttctgtcccagctttgtgaggggagtggggtctaatgggtTAAAGGAGGGGAGCGCCCGGGAAACAAGACTCCTtcgttctattcctggctgttcCAGTTTGTTGTTCATGGGAATCAGGTGCTTTTTGCTGCTGATCGTGCTCTTATCCTCAAATGTCCTGCCTGTTTCACCGTTCCGAGAGCAGCCCTCTGGGCACTGGAACTCCATGACCTAATAGTAATTAGCCCGGTATGATTTTGATCCTGTTGCGCTTCCCCGTGGTTATGTCATTGATACCA is a window from the Malaclemys terrapin pileata isolate rMalTer1 chromosome 21, rMalTer1.hap1, whole genome shotgun sequence genome containing:
- the FAM187B gene encoding protein FAM187B, yielding MCPRAVALSFLFALISAVANGDPSQGVSLPEPCLPGRPCTLALISDNPVTLRCPGAPHQGPVSWQYVDPSRPRERPATFIRTGHPLALVPTRAKLWQLRLKTRLLRGDLRILDPSVEDSGIYTCRRGDAMLAYYEVDFQDAGRLHISHASLGEAALANTTVELAGGARGQLFTAWARWQPCDRCGGPGERKRVGFCYARLASRPQGPLPCGLAGRGLPQRGPELRVESCEVPCDRAYTPSRDEWGKAPLLVITHYRALPHASARLRCPTASIYSPVYWQEGPTALTWLDLHQRNGSIGLDKATGGGTLLLSSWNGTDAGYYQCYVGGRLVGRFLVTPPRVLAPAPELTRAYSAIESLVVGLAIFLIFLLFLSILQSCRRKPGAIMA